In Argiope bruennichi chromosome 4, qqArgBrue1.1, whole genome shotgun sequence, a single window of DNA contains:
- the LOC129966023 gene encoding uncharacterized protein LOC129966023, producing the protein MVSCRFLCLAVAVCLLGATIFPPEVMAGGGGLRAKKLLAAYLIAKAIKPRFVPIPLPLPFPIKLGKDSYVKHPVHTYSHSAHAQLVHDNYGGYGGGAGGYGGGHGGEGWY; encoded by the exons ATGGTCAGCTGCAGATTCTTGTGCTTGGCAGTCGCCGTTTGCTTGCTTGGAGCCACCATCTTCCCTCCTGAGGTCATGGCTGGTGGCGGAGGACTGAGAGCCAAGAAGCTCTTGGCAGCTTACTTGATTGCCAAGGCCATCAAGCCAAGGTTTGTTCCCATCCCTCTGCCATTGCCATTCCCCATCAAACTGGGAAAAGACAGCTACGTTAAACACCC AGTCCACACCTACAGCCACTCTGCTCATGCTCAACTCGTACATGACAATTATGGAGGTTACGGAGGAGGCGCTGGAGGTTACGGAGGTGGACACGGAGGTGAAGGGTGGTACTAA
- the LOC129966251 gene encoding uncharacterized protein LOC129966251, translating into MNIAKSCEILYDSFFVIHRISEKNETFHTVSPFLVEKAIFGSLGEVNSIRKLRSGDLLVEVKSLKQSHQILKLKSLSTIPVSVKAHSSLINSKGVITCGELFNETVEKITEDFRSEGVTHVRRINIRRDGQLLPTKHLILTFHKPKLPETVRAGYMKLPVRPYIPNPLRCYQCQRFGHAKTACRGTPVCARCAEKGHDSQECNAPEKCINCNGNHPSYSRLCPKWQLEKKIVAVKFKENIPYPEARRKVMAETPTPGITYASAAQGSNAKTTVETKTHENSPTSDSEKSSNNVTETSKPHKNKLKSKSQKSLMLKLSKRGLSSQDVPSKLKKSLFRNSVALGLVNKGTVHKDLTSIFGGVSKSTDLISLYPSEEEDEDFKMSCDISATQSNVPNIFDAT; encoded by the coding sequence ATGAACATCGCAAAATCGTGTGAAATTCTTTACGACTCATTTTTTGTCATTCAccgtatttcagaaaaaaatgaaactttccatACTGTATCTCCTTTTCTTGTCGAAAAGGCTATCTTTGGTTCTCTTGGCGAAGTAAATTCTATTCGTAAGCTGCGTTCAGGTGACTTGCTTGTAGAGGTAAAATCTCTGAAGCAGTCCCATCAAATACTTAAGCTTAAAAGTTTATCAACTATACCTGTTTCTGTTAAGGCTCATTCTTCCCTTATTAACAGTAAAGGCGTGATAACATGTGgcgaattatttaatgaaacggTGGAAAAAATTACCGAGGATTTCCGGTCTGAAGGAGTAACTCATGTACGCCGTATTAATATTCgacgggatggacaactccttccTACAAAACACTTAATTCTTACGTTTCATAAACCTAAACTACCCGAAACTGTCAGAGCTGGTTACATGAAATTGCCTGTTAGGCCTTATATCCCCAACCCTCTGAGATGTTATCAATGTCAACGCTTTGGTCACGCTAAGACAGCCTGCCGCGGGACACCTGTCTGTGCTCGTTGTGCAGAGAAAGGGCATGATAGTCAGGAGTGCAATGCCCCTGAAAAGTGCATTAATTGCAACGGCAACCATCCCTCTTATTCTCGTTTATGCCCCAAATggcaattagagaaaaaaattgttgctgtaaaatttaaggaaaatataccTTACCCTGAAGCCAGGCGCAAGGTTATGGCTGAGACACCTACACCAGGTATCACTTATGCTTCTGCTGCTCAAGGATCTAATGCAAAAACAACTGTTGAAACCAAAACTCATGAAAATTCCCCCACTtctgattcagagaaatcatcaAATAATGTTACAGAAACCTCCAAACCACATAAAAACAAACTTAAATCGAAATCTCAGAAATCATTAATGTTAAAACTGTCCAAACGTGGCCTATCTTCACAAGACGTgccttctaaattaaaaaaatcactctttcGAAACTCCGTCGCTCTTGGACTGGTGAATAAAGGCACAGTCCACAAGGATTTGACATCCATTTTCGGCGGCGTTTCCAAAAGTACTGATTTAATTTCTCTCTATCCATctgaagaagaggatgaagattttaaaatgagttgTGATATTTCAGCAACTCAATCAAATGTTCCCAATATCTTTGATGCAACCTAG